TGCGGAGGCGGACGACGGTGCGCCGGGTGACGGTGAGGACGGTGAGCAGGGGCCTGCGAAGGACGGTGCTGTGGTCAGGAAATCGCGAATCGATCCGGAGAGCTCTGGCCGGCGGCTCGATCATCCGCTGGGCGTGGAGCTCACACGGGAAGTACGTCAGCCGTTACGGCGCGCTCATGCGCGACCCGGTGTGGGGGCATCTGTCATGGGTGCGGCTGCGCTCTCCGCGTGAGGTGCGGGCGTGGCTGCGCTCGCTGGTGCCTGGCACCGCGCTCTGACGGCTCGACGGATCAGGGCGGTCCGACCCGGGCCAGCACACAGCGGCTGCGAGCAGCGCGGACTCGCCGGCTGGCGGGAACGAGCTCGCACCGGCGTGTGAGACGAGACCGACGGCCTACACACGCCGTTGACGGGGATCTCCGGCCCGCCGATACTCCGCGGCGGCGCCAGGAACCAGCCTCCCGACCAGCCCGGGCAGAGCTCGACCGACCAGGTGGCCGGCGGCGGTGCAGACGCCGCCGGTCCACCCACCTGATCCGGCCGGCTTCGTCGCCGCTACGGAGTCGGGCTCGGGGTCGCCGCGGGTGCGCCGCCGTGCACCCCGCCGCGCATCAGTGGCAGGGTGAACCGCGTTTTCGCCTCCGAGCTGTCGGCGAACGCATTGCTCACCTTCGGGAATCCCTCGGAGTTGAGCCGGTCCGTCCAGTAGCTGAGCGCATCCGGGCTCTCCGGGTCGCGCTGCAGGTACCGGTGGTACAGCAGCTTCACGACCACGTCCGGGCTGCCGGCGACCGGCTCCGGGTTGCCGGTCGGTCCGGCGAACTCCCAGAAGGCGAGCAGGTCGGCCTGCGCCTGGGGGCCGCTCCTGTCACCGGCTGCCTGGGCGACGATCAGCTGGCCGACATTGGTCCATGCCAGCTT
This genomic interval from Candidatus Dormiibacterota bacterium contains the following:
- a CDS encoding shikimate kinase, translated to MRRIIVVGPSGAGKTTTGRELGARLGLPFVELDGLFWEPGWKQAQPETFKRRMRTAVSSDSWILDGNYMSAASLEVSWPRADTIVWLDLRRRTTVRRVTVRTVSRGLRRTVLWSGNRESIRRALAGGSIIRWAWSSHGKYVSRYGALMRDPVWGHLSWVRLRSPREVRAWLRSLVPGTAL